A stretch of the Neodiprion lecontei isolate iyNeoLeco1 chromosome 4, iyNeoLeco1.1, whole genome shotgun sequence genome encodes the following:
- the LOC124294079 gene encoding dnaJ homolog subfamily C member 21-like, translating into MKCHYEVLGVSRDASDDDLKKAYRKLALKCHPDKNFDNTEDAKEQFQIVQRAWEVLNDPQERAWYDNHREAILKGGIGGNYKDDSIDLFQYFTTSCYEGYGDGEKEFYTVYGKVFEQLTAEESEFCKEEDLDDKVSGFGNSTSSYHDVHKFYAYWQSYSTKRSFAWLDTYDIRDTPNRRALRLAEKENKKIRDKAKKERNEQVRNLVAFVRKRDKRVKAHAKILAERAKENTEKTQERRKQQLIQRQKELESYTEPEWSKFSNIEQDLKVIEANLAAEFGEELTSNIDSKDADDTDSNTLYCVACSKIYKTRKAFANHENSKKHDDNVSTMIASFLADENMEFECSIRNENIDVNANGNQRSTSNEEMISDSESSSTSEKNTNKLVKKKGVELATGPEPEAFLVVIKIHDNINILIPECTLISAQENELDNPVLDMTEKSRKSKKKKRKNVQKVILEQTTDDEQELDAHFGWSKKQRRKQKQKEATLDNKYHTVPETIDNFTKGNKVNFDDTDLSFEVDARLLTQSTKKSKGKRAKEARRIQKLSSDESRRKDKKEKKREGSWEESVLDLYHLCILCGVDYLIKNELYDHFAETGHFIHIRNLPKNEMAILVWTPEF; encoded by the exons ATGAAGTGCCACTACGAAGTACTCGGCGTTTCGAGAGATGCGTCAGAcgacgatttgaaaaaagcgTACAGAAAACTAGCACTGAAATGCCATCCTGATAAGAATTTCGACAATACTGAAGATGCTAAAgaacaatttcaaatcgtCCAACGAGCATGGGAGGTCTTAAATGATCCGCAAGAACGAGCCTGGTATGACAATCACCGAGAAGCCATTTTGAAAGGAGGGATAGGAGGGAATTACAAAGATGATTCGATCGATTTGTTCCAATACTTTACTACGAGCTGTTATGAGGGCTATGGCGATGgcgaaaaagaattttacacggtttatggaaaagtttttgaacAACTGACTGCTGAAGAATCAGAGTTTTGTAAAGAAGAAGATTTGGACGATAAAGTATCTGGTTTTGGGAATTCCACTAGCTCATATCACGATGTTCACAAATTTTATGCATATTGGCAAAGCTATTCGACTAAGAGGTCATTTGCTTGGCTAGATACATACGATATTCGTGATACCCCAAACAGACGTGCTTTAAGATTGGCAGAAAAGGAGAACAAGAAAATTAGAGATAAGGCTAAAAAAGAACGCAATGAACAAGTTCGGAACCTTGTAGCATTTGTTCGCAAGCGTGATAAACGAGTTAAAGCGCATGCAAAAATCCTGGCAGAAAGAGCTAAAGAAAATACCGAAAAAACACAAGAACGGAGAAAGCAACAACTGATCCAGAGACAAAAAGAACTGGAAAGTTATACTGAGCCAGAATGGTCAAAGTTTTCTAATATCGAACAAGATTTAAAGGTTATTGAAGCAAATCTTGCTGCTGAGTTTGGAGAGGAATTAACTTCAAATATAGATTCTAAAGATGCCGATGATACGGATAGTAACACCCTGTATTGCGTTGCTTGCAGCAAAATATACAAGACACGGAAAGCATTTGCGAATCACGAAAATTCCAAGAAACACGACGATAATGTTTCAACCATGATAGCCTCCTTCTTGGCTGATGAAAATATGGAATTTGAATGCAGTATTCGAAA TGAGAATATTGATGTGAATGCGAATGGCAACCAGCGAAGTACATCAAATGAAGAAATGATTTCGGATAGTGAATCAAGTTctacaagtgaaaaaaatacaaataagcttgtgaaaaaaaaaggtgttgAACTAGCCACAGGCCCAGAACCGGAAGCCTTTCTTGTAGTAATTAAAATACACGATAACATAAATATACTGATTCCTGAATGTACATTGATATCAGCCCAAGAGAACGAGCTTGACAACCCAGTGTTAGATATGACAGAAAAATCTCGCaaaagtaagaagaagaagcgtaaaaatgttcaaaaagtCATTCTTGAACAAACAACCGACGATGAGCAAGAACTAGATGCTCATTTTGGGTGGTCCAAGAAACAGCgaaggaaacaaaaacaaaaggaagCAACTCTTGACAACAAATATCACACTGTCCCAGAAACGATTGACAATTTTACTAAAGGCaacaaagtaaattttgacGATACTGACTTGAGCTTTGAAGTAGATGCCAGATTATTAActcaaagtacaaaaaaatctaAAGGTAAGAGAGCAAAGGAAGCAAGAAGAATTCAGAAGTTAAGCTCTGATGAGAGCAGACGCAAGgacaagaaggaaaaaaagagagaagggTCATGGGAAGAAAGCGTTCTGGATTTATATCACTTGTGTATTTTATGTGGAGTAGACTATCTAATCAAGAATGAATTATATGATCATTTTGCGGAGACTGGTCATTTTATCCATATCCGGAATTTACCAAAGAATGAgat GGCTATTCTGGTTTGGACGCCCGAATTTTAG